A region from the Musa acuminata AAA Group cultivar baxijiao chromosome BXJ1-10, Cavendish_Baxijiao_AAA, whole genome shotgun sequence genome encodes:
- the LOC103969097 gene encoding Golgi SNAP receptor complex member 1-1 isoform X1 — translation MSRSPMDLRLAMIKVHVAESGSKCLPQPHLLPNILLRTDPEFDHRPAGGWVSMEASSWDALRKQARKIETQLDDQMSSYRRLVSTKPDGSENELESGIEHLLKQLQQVNLQMQTWVSSGSSQIISHTLTRHKEILQDLTQEFFRLRSSLRAKQERSSLLDFRDFDRAKADLEEGADSAEHALLKEHTAISRSSGQMDNVISQAQATLGTLVLQRTTFGGISTKTSNVSSRLPTVNHILSAIRRKKSMDTIVLSLVASVCTFFILIYWLSK, via the exons ATGTCTCGTTCGCCCATGGATCTCCGACTTGCCATGATTAAAGTGCACGTCGCCGAATCCGGAAGCAAATGCCTCCCTCAACCTCACCTTCTCCCAAATATCCTTCTCCGCACCGATCCCGAGTTCGATCACCGGCCAGCGGGCGGGTGGGTGAGCATGGAGGCGTCCTCGTGGGACGCCCTTCGGAAACAG GCGAGGAAGATTGAAACTCAGTTGGATGATCAGATGAGTTCATATCGCAGATTGGTTTCAACAAAACCTGATGGATCAGAAAATGAGTTAGAATCTGGAATTGAACATTTATTGAAGCAACTCCAGCAAGTCAACTTGCAGATGCAAACTTGGGTTTCTTCTGGTAGCTCACAGATTATTTCTCATACATTGACACGGCATAAAGAAATTCTGCAAGACCTTACTCAG GAGTTTTTTCGCCTTCGCTCTAGTCTTAGAGCAAAGCAAGAACGTTCTTCACTTCTAGACTTCAGGGATTTTGATAGGGCAAAAGCGGACTTGGAAGAGGGTGCAGATTCTGCTGAACATGCTTTGCTTAAAGAACACACAGCTATAAGTAGAAGTTCAGGGCAG ATGGATAATGTAATATCTCAAGCCCAAGCCACACTAGGGACACTTGTTCTTCAGCGCACGACATTTGGTGGCATCAGCACAAAGACGAGCAACGTTAGCAGCAGACTTCCTACG GTAAATCATATTCTGTCAGCAATTAGAAGGAAAAAGTCGATGGACACTATTGTTCTTTCCCTTGTCGCCTCGGTTTGTacattttttatcttgatttactGGTTGTCGAAGTGA
- the LOC103969882 gene encoding callose synthase 5-like gives MTEGSSASSSETAAAVPMTGPQVLSRRLSTRGSAMATFSMEVFDNEVVPSSLGSIAPILRVASEVESERPRVAYLCRFYAFEKAHRLDPSSSGRGVRQFKTSLLQRLERDNTPSLSKRVKKSDAREIESFYQQYYENYVRALDQGEQADRAQLGKAYQAAGVLFEVLCAVNKTEKVEEVAPEIIAAAKDVQEKTEIYVPYNILPLDAAGASQCIMQLEEIKAAVTALKNTRGLSWPPSFDQQRQKTGDLDLLDWLRVMFGFQRDSVRNQREHLILLLANVHVRLSPKPEPLHKLDDRAVDAVMNKIFKNYKTWCKFLGRKHSLRLPQNAQPQEIQQRKILYMGLFLLIWGEAANIRFMPECLSYVFHNMAYELHGLLAGNVSVVTGENIRPSYGGDDEAFLKKVISPIYHVIEKESKKSNNGKAPHSAWCNYDDLNEYFWSIDCFSLGWPMRDDGDFFKSICESRPMVLGKSSSQTVSNRRTGKSNFVETRTFWHIFRSFDRMWTFYVLALQAMMIIAWSGYPLRGIFQKDILYEVSSIFITAALLRFLQSVLDLVLNFPGYHRWKFTDVSRNLLKILVSLAWAIILPFFYIDSSTINFPLNNLANWLHRVRGVPPLYIMAVVLYLLPNLLAVALFVFPMLRRWIENSDWHIIRFLLWWSQPRIYVGRGMHESQFALFKYTLFWVLLFSSKFAFSYYMQIQPLVKPTKDIMNVHHIQYAWHEFFPNASENLGAVVSLWAPVILVYFMDTQIWYAIFSTLYGGVSGAFGRLGEIRTLGMLRSRFYSLPGAFNTYLVPSEKARNKGFSFSKRFAEVSPNKRTEAAKFAQLWNEVICSFREEDLISDRKGHKEVDLLLVPYSSDTSLNIIQWPPFLLASKIPIALDMAAQFQSKDSDLWKRICADEYMKCAVIECYESFKLILNLLVIGENEKRIIGIIIKEIEASIAKNAFLSNFRVNALQTLCKKFVELLGILKEGNASKRDTVVLLLQDMLEVVTRDMMVHENRELVDLGHGNKDSVPRRQLFAGTGSKPAIVFPPVITAHWEEQIKRLYILLTVKESAVDVPTNLEARRRIAFFTNSLFMEMPRAPKVHKMLSFSVMTPYYSEETVFSKNDLDLENEDGVSILFYLQKIYPDEWNNFMERINCKRESEVWSNEENVLQLRHWASLRGQTLCRTVRGMMYYRRALKLQAFLDMAEESEILKGYKVVTDPAEEEKRSQRSLSAQLEAMADMKFTYVATCQIYGHQKQSGDRRATDILNLMVNYPSLRVAYIDEVEETDGEKVHKVYYSVLVKAVDNRDQEIYRIKLPGSAKIGEGKPENQNHAIIFTRGEALQTIDMNQDNYLEEALKMRNLLEEFNEDHGLRQPTILGVREHIFTGSVSSLAWFMSNQETSFVTIGQRVLASPLKVRFHYGHPDVFDRIFHITRGGISKASRGINLSEDIFAGFNSTLRRGNITHHEYIQVGKGRDVGLNQISLFETKVACGNGEQILSRDIYRLGHRFDFFRMLSCYFTTVGFYVSSMVVVIIVYVYLYGRLYLSLSGLESAIMKQARMRGNNALESAMASQSMVQLGLLMALPMVMEIGLERGFRTALGDFIIMQLQLCAVFFTFSLGTKSHYFGRTVLHGGAKYRATGRGFVVRHVKFAENYRMYSRSHFVKGVELMVLLIAYQIYGVAATDTTAYLLLTSSMWFLVGTWLFAPFLFNPSGFEWQKIVDDWDDWSKWINSRGGIGVPANKSWESWWDEEQEHLQSTGFLGRFWEIVLSLRFFLFQYGIVYHLNVVNGNNSIIVYGLSWLVIVAVMLILKVVSMGRKKFSADFQLMFRLLKLFLFIGFVGTLGILFTLLHLTVGDIFASLLAFMPTGWALLQISQALRPLVKGVGLWGSVKALGRGYEYVMGLVIFTPVAVLAWFPFVSDFQTRLLFNQAFSRGLQISRILAGGKKHD, from the exons GTCCAAGAAAAGACGGAAATTTATGTCCCATACAACATCCTTCCCCTGGACGCTGCTGGTGCTTCACAATGTATAATGCAACTTGAGGAG ATTAAAGCTGCTGTAACTGCCCTGAAGAATACACGAGGCTTGAGTTGGCCTCCCTCTTTTGATCAGCAGAGACAGAAAACCGGAGACTTGGATCTACTTGATTGGTTAAGGGTCATGTTTGGGTTTCAG AGGGACAGTGTGAGGAATCAAAGAGAACACTTGATTTTGCTCCTCGCCAATGTTCACGTTAGGCTGTCACCCAAGCCCGAACCACTTCACAAG CTGGACGATCGAGCTGTCGATGCAGTAATGAATAAGATATTCAAGAACTACAAAACATGGTGTAAATTCTTGGGACGCAAACATAGCTTACG GCTTCCACAAAATGCACAACCACAAGAGATTCAGCAGAGGAAGATCCTCTATATGGGCCTATTCCTTCTTATCTGGGGTGAAGCTGCTAACATTCGTTTTATGCCGGAATGCTTGTCATATGTATTCCATAAC ATGGCATATGAGCTACATGGCTTATTGGCGGGAAATGTTAGTGTTGTGACGGGGGAGAACATCAGACCTTCATATGGGGGAGATGATGAAGCCTTCTTGAAGAAAGTAATTAGTCCAATTTATCATGTGATTGAAAAG GAATCTAAGAAAAGTAATAATGGAAAAGCCCCACATTCAGCTTGGTGCAATTATGATGATCTAAATGAATACTTCTG GTCTATTGATTGCTTTTCGTTGGGGTGGCCTATGAGGGATGATGGAGATTTTTTTAAATCTATATGTGAATCAAGGCCTATGGTTTTG GGCAAAAGTTCATCTCAAACTGTTTCTAATAGAAGGACGGGTAAATCTAATTTTGTCGAGACTAGAACATTTTGGCATATTTTTCGAAGTTTTGATCGTATGTGGACCTTTTATGTGCTGGCACTACAG GCAATGATGATTATCGCCTGGAGTGGATATCCCCTAAGAGGGATATTTCAGAAAGATATATTATATGAAGTTTCTAGCATTTTCATCACAGCAGCACTTCTACGCTTTCTCCAAA GTGTTCTGGATCTTGTTCTAAATTTCCCTGGCTATCACAGATGGAAATTTACTGATGTCTCGAGAAATTTACTCAAAATATTAGTTAGTCTTGCATGGGCCATAATTCTTCCTTTTTTCTATATTGACTCATCAACGATAAATTTTCCTTTGAATAATTTGGCAAACTGGCTTCATCGAGTAAGAGGGGTGCCACCTTTATATATTATGGCTGTGGTTTTGTACCTCCTCCCCAACTTACTAGCAGTGGCCCTATTCGTATTTCCTATGCTCCGAAGATGGATAGAGAATTCCGATTGGCATATTATCCGGTTTCTGTTATGGTGGTCCCAG CCAAGAATTTATGTTGGACGTGGTATGCATGAAAGTCAATTTGCACTTTTCAA GTATACATTGTTCTGGGTGTTGCTGTTTTCTTCCAAGTTTGCCTTCAGTTATTACATGCAG ATACAACCTCTTGTGAAACCCACAAAGGATATAATGAATGTTCACCACATTCAGTATGCCTGGCATGAATTTTTCCCGAATG CTTCTGAAAATCTTGGTGCTGTTGTCTCGCTGTGGGCTCCTGTGATTTTG GTTTACTTTATGGACACTCAAATATGGTATGCAATTTTCTCCACCTTATATGGAGGTGTTTCTGGAGCATTCGGTCGACTCGGAGAG ATACGGACACTGGGCATGCTAAGATCGCGGTTCTACTCTTTGCCTGGAGCTTTCAACACTTACCTTGTACCATCTGAGAAAGCTCGTAACAAGGGATTCTCTTTCTCAAAGCGCTTTGCTGAG GTCTCTCCAAACAAGAGAACTGAAGCAGCAAAATTTGCTCAGCTATGGAATGAAGTAATATGTAGCTTCCGAGAAGAAGATCTAATAAGTGACAGGAAAGGCCATAA GGAGGTGGATCTGTTGTTAGTTCCTTACTCATCAGATACCAGCCTGAACATAATTCAATGGCCACCATTCCTTCTTGCTAGCAAG ATACCAATAGCACTGGATATGGCTGCTCAATTTCAATCAAAGGACTCTGATCTTTGGAAACGTATCTGTGCGGATGAGTATATGAAATGTGCTGTTATCGAATGCTATGAATCCTTTAAATTGATTCTTAACCTTCTGGTAATTGGAGAAAATGAGAAAAG GATCATAGGCATCATTATTAAAGAAATTGAAGCTAGCATTGCAAAGAATGCATTTCTCAGCAACTTCAGAGTGAATGCTCTACAAACACTTTGTAAGAAGTTTGTGGAGCTTCTAGGTATCTTG AAAGAGGGTAATGCGTCTAAGCGCGATACAGTTGTGCTATTGCTTCAAGACATGCTAGAAGTTGTCACCCGTGACATGATGGTTCATGAGAATCG TGAGTTGGTCGATCTTGGCCACGGGAATAAAGATTCGGTACCCCGAAGACAACTTTTCGCTGGTACAGGTTCAAAACCTGCAATAGTATTTCCTCCCGTAATTACGGCTCATTGGGAAGAACAG ATTAAGCGGTTGTACATCCTATTGACAGTAAAAGAATCTGCAGTAGATGTGCCTACAAACCTTGAAGCTCGTAGGAGGATAGCATTTTTTACAAATTCCTTATTTATGGAAATGCCACGTGCACCTAAAGTCCACAAAATGTTATCATTCAG TGTAATGACCCCTTACTACAGTGAGGAGACTGTATTTtccaaaaatgatcttgatttggaaAATGAAGATGGTGTCTCTATTTTATTTTACCTGCAAAAGATCTATCCAG ACGAATGGAATAACTTCATGGAGAGAATCAATTGCAAACGAGAAAGTGAGGTTTGGTCGAATGAGGAGAATGTTCTACAACTCCGCCATTGGGCCTCTCTTAGGGGACAGACACTTTGTAGAACTG TTAGGGGTATGATGTACTATCGGAGAGCTTTGAAGCTTCAAGCTTTTCTTGACATGGCTGAGGAAAGCG agatattaaaaggatataaAGTAGTTACCGATCCAgcagaggaagaaaagaggagccAAAGATCATTATCTGCGCAGCTTGAGGCCATGGCGGACATGAAATTCACATATGTCGCCACTTGCCAAATCTACGGACACCAGAAACAGTCAGGAGATCGACGTGCGACAGACATTTTGAACTTGATGGTTAA CTATCCTTCTCTTCGTGTTGCATACATTGATGAAGTTGAGGAGACAGATGGCGAAAAGGTTCACAAGGTCTACTACTCTGTGCTAGTTAAAGCTGTTGACAACCGTGACcag GAAATATACCGTATAAAATTACCAGGATCAGCAAAGATAGGTGAAGGAAAACCAGAAAATCAAAACCATGCAATCATCTTTACTCGTGGCGAAGCTCTTCAGACTATTGATATGAATCAA gaTAACTATTTGGAAGAGGCACTTAAAATGCGCAACCTTCTGGAAGAATTCAATGAAGACCATGGACTTCGTCAACCTACCATTCTCGGTGTACGTGAGCATATTTTCACAGGAAG TGTATCCTCTTTGGCGTGGTTTATGTCAAACCAAGAAACCAGTTTTGTAACAATCGGACAAAGAGTCCTTGCGAGTCCACTGAA AGTCCGGTTTCACTACGGTCACCCGGATGTGTTTGATAGAATTTTTCACATCACTAGAGGCGGCATCAGCAAGGCATCTCGCGGGATCAATTTAAGCGAGGATATATTTGCTG GCTTCAACTCCACTCTCAGACGTGGAAATATCACACATCACGAGTACATCCAGGTCGGAAAAGGTCGTGATGTTGGACTCAACCAAATCTCACTCTTTGAAACAAAAGTGGCTTGTGGCAACGGAGAGCAAATACTTAGCCGAGACATCTATCGTTTGGGCCATCGCTTTGACTTCTTCCGTATGCTATCCTGTTACTTTACGACTGTTGGCTTTTACGTCAGCTCAATG GTGGTTGTAATCATAGTCTATGTCTACTTATATGGAAGACTCTACTTGTCACTAAGTGGGCTGGAGAGTGCAATTATGAAGCAGGCAAGGATGAGAGGGAACAACGCGCTAGAATCAGCAATGGCATCACAGTCCATGGTTCAGTTAGGTTTACTGATGGCCTTGCCAATGGTCATGGAGATCGGACTCGAAAGAGGATTCCGAACTGCCCTCGGTGACTTCATCATAATGCAGCTTCAACTCTGCGCCGTTTTCTTCACCTTCTCCCTCGGGACGAAGTCGCACTACTTCGGACGCACAGTCTTGCATGGCGGCGCAAAATACCGAGCCACCGGTAGAGGCTTCGTCGTGCGGCACGTAAAGTTCGCTGAGAACTACAGGATGTACTCCAGAAGCCATTTCGTGAAAGGGGTGGAGCTGATGGTGCTGCTGATAGCGTATCAGATTTATGGAGTTGCGGCAACTGATACCACCGCTTACCTCCTCCTGACTTCGTCCATGTGGTTCCTAGTGGGGACGTGGTTGTTCGCGCCGTTCCTGTTCAATCCCTCTGGCTTCGAGTGGCAGAAGATAGTGGACGACTGGGACGattggtccaaatggatcaacagCCGGGGAGGCATCGGTGTGCCGGCGAACAAAAGCTGGGAATCCTGGTGGGATGAAGAACAAGAACACCTGCAGTCCACGGGGTTCCTGGGGCGTTTCTGGGAGATCGTCCTCTCCCTGCGCTTCTTCCTTTTTCAGTACGGCATCGTGTATCACCTGAACGTCGTCAACGGCAACAACAGCATCATC GTGTATGGACTCTCCTGGCTGGTGATCGTCGCAGTGATGTTGATTCTCAAG GTGGTATCGATGGGCAGGAAGAAGTTTAGCGCAGATTTCCAGCTCATGTTCCGGCTTCTCAAGCTGTTCCTCTTCATCGGCTTCGTCGGAACCCTGGGCATCCTCTTCACCCTGCTCCATCTAACCGTGGGCGACATATTCGCCAGCCTCCTGGCCTTCATGCCTACCGGATGGGCGCTGCTGCAG ATATCGCAGGCGCTGAGGCCGCTGGTGAAGGGAGTGGGCTTGTGGGGCTCGGTCAAGGCCTTGGGTCGGGGCTACGAGTACGTGATGGGATTGGTGATCTTCACCCCGGTCGCGGTCCTCGCCTGGTTCCCCTTCGTCTCCGACTTCCAGACCAGGCTGCTCTTCAACCAGGCCTTCAGCCGAGGGCTGCAGATCTCGCGCATCCTGGCCGGTGGCAAAAAACACGACTGA
- the LOC103969097 gene encoding Golgi SNAP receptor complex member 1-1 isoform X2 — MKRRHWRSTNDPVSSHYQARKIETQLDDQMSSYRRLVSTKPDGSENELESGIEHLLKQLQQVNLQMQTWVSSGSSQIISHTLTRHKEILQDLTQEFFRLRSSLRAKQERSSLLDFRDFDRAKADLEEGADSAEHALLKEHTAISRSSGQMDNVISQAQATLGTLVLQRTTFGGISTKTSNVSSRLPTVNHILSAIRRKKSMDTIVLSLVASVCTFFILIYWLSK; from the exons ATGAAAAGGAGGCATTGGAGGAGTACAAATGACCCAGTTTCATCACATTACCAG GCGAGGAAGATTGAAACTCAGTTGGATGATCAGATGAGTTCATATCGCAGATTGGTTTCAACAAAACCTGATGGATCAGAAAATGAGTTAGAATCTGGAATTGAACATTTATTGAAGCAACTCCAGCAAGTCAACTTGCAGATGCAAACTTGGGTTTCTTCTGGTAGCTCACAGATTATTTCTCATACATTGACACGGCATAAAGAAATTCTGCAAGACCTTACTCAG GAGTTTTTTCGCCTTCGCTCTAGTCTTAGAGCAAAGCAAGAACGTTCTTCACTTCTAGACTTCAGGGATTTTGATAGGGCAAAAGCGGACTTGGAAGAGGGTGCAGATTCTGCTGAACATGCTTTGCTTAAAGAACACACAGCTATAAGTAGAAGTTCAGGGCAG ATGGATAATGTAATATCTCAAGCCCAAGCCACACTAGGGACACTTGTTCTTCAGCGCACGACATTTGGTGGCATCAGCACAAAGACGAGCAACGTTAGCAGCAGACTTCCTACG GTAAATCATATTCTGTCAGCAATTAGAAGGAAAAAGTCGATGGACACTATTGTTCTTTCCCTTGTCGCCTCGGTTTGTacattttttatcttgatttactGGTTGTCGAAGTGA